A single Natranaerobius thermophilus JW/NM-WN-LF DNA region contains:
- a CDS encoding DUF6870 family protein — translation MNNHELSSKVNLSESKEKRVEKFLKEKENPYVVKRENEKPIKIAFNESKTPIDELIHKYFVEKYGSA, via the coding sequence ATTAACAATCATGAATTAAGTAGTAAAGTCAATCTCAGTGAATCTAAGGAAAAAAGAGTTGAAAAATTTCTTAAGGAGAAAGAAAATCCTTATGTCGTGAAAAGAGAAAATGAAAAACCGATTAAAATAGCTTTTAATGAAAGTAAAACGCCTATTGATGAGTTGATTCACAAATATTTTGTTGAAAAATATGGTAGTGCTTAA
- a CDS encoding recombinase family protein has translation MVTTIKYAKYMRYSRVDGDREKESIQNQDKIIENYIKDRETKYNEKWLLVGEYVDLDYTGSNFNRPEFLKMKEEVENDKIDVIISKDASRFGRNVATEVYFEEIFPKYRTRFIGVVDNVDTASENQAFERKIRGLMNENYCSDISQKVKSSLKTKMIEGKFIGASPPYGFERDLDDKHKLIVDEEVRPIILKIVDLYLKGYGFSAIAKILNAEKIPSPSAYKKMKKSNYKNPRANRRLWSPSTIRKILTEPIYNGTLVQGKHPKINYKINSRKKSGESELIKVDNAVEKIIDDETFELVGKKINSRSKNVKNNDSPSVLPDNVYSGLVYCEDCGSKMVYRSDRDMYMCGTYAKYGKKYCSNHNIKTKVINEVVIEQLNLIIKLTIDIRTLLNDIKKKYQEVSGKDVIEIKRKKRENRLKTLKESLKILREEYADGIIDQEEYKETRSEYVNEINTIENELGKLQVSSSKESVINDWEEKVKDLEKFYNNFLKINKIDREIALKLIDTITVGTDQISEIKFAGASPFELAQELKSEISSVAL, from the coding sequence ATGGTTACTACAATAAAATATGCAAAATATATGCGTTACTCAAGGGTAGATGGTGATAGAGAGAAAGAAAGTATTCAAAATCAGGATAAAATAATTGAAAACTATATCAAAGATCGTGAAACTAAATATAATGAGAAATGGTTGTTAGTAGGAGAATATGTGGACCTAGATTATACTGGCTCAAACTTTAATAGACCTGAATTTTTAAAAATGAAGGAAGAAGTTGAAAATGATAAAATTGATGTAATAATATCGAAAGATGCGTCCAGGTTTGGAAGAAACGTGGCAACAGAGGTTTATTTTGAAGAAATATTTCCAAAATACAGGACACGATTTATTGGAGTGGTTGATAATGTAGATACTGCTTCTGAAAACCAGGCTTTTGAAAGAAAGATAAGAGGATTAATGAATGAGAACTATTGTAGTGATATTTCACAAAAGGTTAAAAGCTCGCTAAAAACTAAAATGATTGAGGGTAAATTTATAGGGGCTTCTCCACCTTATGGATTTGAACGAGACCTTGATGATAAGCATAAGTTAATTGTTGATGAAGAGGTCAGACCTATAATATTGAAAATAGTGGATTTATATTTAAAAGGTTATGGGTTTTCAGCTATAGCTAAAATATTAAATGCTGAAAAAATACCATCACCTTCTGCTTATAAAAAAATGAAAAAATCAAACTATAAAAATCCAAGAGCTAATAGGAGGTTGTGGAGTCCTTCAACTATTAGGAAAATTTTAACAGAACCTATTTATAATGGCACACTCGTACAGGGAAAGCATCCAAAAATTAACTATAAAATTAATAGTAGAAAAAAAAGTGGAGAGTCTGAGTTAATCAAAGTAGATAATGCAGTTGAGAAAATTATTGACGATGAAACATTTGAGTTAGTTGGGAAAAAAATTAATAGTAGAAGTAAAAATGTTAAGAATAATGACTCTCCGAGTGTTTTACCAGATAATGTGTATTCAGGACTTGTATATTGTGAGGATTGTGGCTCAAAGATGGTATATAGAAGTGATAGGGATATGTATATGTGCGGTACCTATGCTAAATATGGGAAGAAATACTGCTCCAATCATAATATCAAAACAAAAGTTATAAATGAAGTGGTCATAGAGCAATTAAATTTGATTATTAAGCTTACAATTGATATTAGAACTCTTTTGAACGATATAAAAAAGAAATACCAAGAAGTAAGTGGTAAGGATGTTATTGAAATTAAAAGAAAAAAGCGTGAAAATCGCCTAAAAACTTTAAAAGAATCTTTAAAAATTTTAAGGGAAGAGTATGCAGATGGTATAATTGACCAAGAGGAATATAAAGAGACTAGGTCTGAATATGTAAATGAAATTAATACCATAGAAAATGAACTGGGGAAATTACAAGTTTCATCAAGCAAAGAATCTGTAATTAATGATTGGGAGGAGAAAGTTAAGGACTTAGAAAAGTTTTATAATAACTTTCTGAAAATTAACAAAATAGATAGAGAAATAGCTTTAAAACTTATAGATACCATAACTGTAGGAACCGACCAAATATCTGAAATCAAATTCGCTGGAGCTTCGCCATTTGAATTAGCTCAAGAATTGAAATCTGAAATATCAAGTGTGGCACTATGA
- a CDS encoding TldD/PmbA family protein gives MDKLLSLAKKKNEQAELFEVSVTRTPVEFENNKLKNIKTKEQKSTALRLISPDNRLGFCTTTSTEDKAEDLLNKARETSQFGRSFQPSLPKVNPEELDNMYDQDVMDLPTEKMIEMGEEIVDSIRSKNSEALASASIEKTQLQVKIKNSEGLNTEYERTAFSVRGGAMLLVGKSFLRIGQGKKLPRLFTDLTALKNELMQDLHYGSKEKEINSGSYKVIFAPEAMSDFMRPILASLNGQSVEKEVSPFKDKLDQQLFDEKVNLTDMPHRPFSPGMCPVDDEGVPTKETDLIKNGTIKTFPVDLLTAHSLGVEPTGHGIRQSPYSLPAPDLHTCVLSPGEMAYHDMIGELDRGIIIKDLMGAWAGNPYSGEVNGNISLGYLVENGKIIGRIKDCMVAVNVFEALQNQLVSFSQEAKWIGNRLFPYALLEGIDITAKN, from the coding sequence ATGGATAAACTGCTCTCTTTAGCAAAGAAAAAAAACGAACAAGCAGAACTGTTTGAGGTGTCTGTAACCAGGACTCCAGTTGAATTCGAAAATAACAAACTTAAAAACATAAAAACCAAAGAACAAAAATCCACAGCACTAAGGTTGATCTCTCCAGATAATCGCCTGGGTTTTTGCACTACTACTTCTACTGAAGACAAAGCTGAAGATCTGTTAAACAAAGCCAGAGAAACCAGTCAGTTTGGAAGAAGTTTTCAACCCAGTTTACCTAAAGTTAATCCTGAAGAATTAGATAATATGTACGATCAAGATGTTATGGATTTACCTACTGAAAAAATGATAGAAATGGGCGAAGAAATAGTAGATAGTATTAGAAGTAAGAATTCCGAAGCTTTAGCCAGTGCCAGTATTGAAAAAACGCAATTACAGGTGAAAATCAAAAATTCCGAGGGATTAAATACCGAGTACGAAAGAACTGCCTTTTCCGTAAGAGGTGGAGCTATGTTATTAGTAGGAAAAAGTTTTTTGCGTATCGGTCAAGGTAAAAAATTACCCCGGCTATTCACTGACCTGACTGCTTTAAAAAATGAATTGATGCAGGACTTACATTACGGTTCTAAAGAAAAAGAGATCAACAGTGGCAGCTACAAAGTAATTTTTGCCCCGGAGGCCATGAGCGATTTTATGCGACCAATACTGGCCAGCCTTAACGGTCAAAGTGTAGAAAAAGAAGTTTCACCATTTAAAGATAAACTCGACCAACAGCTTTTTGATGAAAAAGTGAATTTAACTGATATGCCTCATCGTCCATTTTCGCCGGGAATGTGTCCTGTTGACGATGAGGGAGTACCAACAAAAGAAACAGACCTAATAAAGAATGGAACTATTAAAACTTTCCCGGTCGATCTATTAACAGCTCATTCTCTAGGTGTAGAACCTACGGGACATGGTATCAGACAAAGCCCTTATTCTTTACCCGCTCCGGATTTACACACATGTGTCCTGTCACCAGGTGAAATGGCTTATCACGATATGATAGGAGAGTTAGATCGAGGGATTATCATAAAAGATTTAATGGGTGCTTGGGCAGGTAATCCTTACAGCGGTGAAGTTAATGGCAATATTTCTTTGGGCTACTTAGTTGAAAACGGAAAAATTATTGGAAGAATTAAAGATTGCATGGTAGCTGTCAATGTATTTGAAGCTTTACAAAATCAGCTAGTTTCCTTTAGCCAGGAGGCTAAATGGATAGGTAATAGATTATTCCCTTACGCATTACTAGAAGGTATAGACATAACTGCTAAAAATTAA